From the Candidatus Neomarinimicrobiota bacterium genome, the window CGTCCCGGGCCGAAGAGAAAAAGGTTATTGAAAGATTACAGGAAGAGACTCGTCGGGAAAAGAGGCGGCTGAAGAAGAAGCGAGATGAAAAGCTGGTTCAGCTCATGGAAAACGAAACATCGGCGGGTCTGAGAAATCTCGCCACCGGTAAGACCATAATCAAAGCATCCACTCGACTCACGGCCAAGCGGCTGGAGGGTCTCGATCTCGAGCGTATCTCTCGGGAGAGTCATTGGGTCACGGAAAAGAAAGTCTGGATTCAGATCCAGCAGGTCTGGAACTCTTTCAACCGGGAGTGGCGTCGATGCGAGGAGAAACTGGATAGGGAGATCTACAAGCTTCAGGTGGGTGATGAACTCCAGCCTGGAGTCTCGAAACTTGCCAAAGTCTACATCGCGAACAAGCGAAAGGTCCAGATGGGGGACAAGATGGCCGGTCGTCACGGCAACAAAGGTGTGGTGGCCACTGTGGTGCCCGAAGAGGATATGCCTTTCCTTGGCGATGGTACCCCTGTGGACATCATTCTGAATCCTCTGGGTGTCCCTTCCCGCATGAACCTGGGGCAATTGTACGAAAGCATGCTCGGCTGGGCCGGGAAGGTATTGGGGGTGCGGTACGAGTCCCCTCCTTTCGATGGAGCCACACCTGAGCAGGTATCCGAGGAACTAAAAAAGGCGGGAATTCCCGCTAACTGCAAAACCTTTTTGCGGGACGGTCGAACCGGGATGAAGTTCGACTACCCCGTGATGGTCGGATATATTTACATGATGAAACTGAACCACATGGTTGAAGACAAAATGCATGCCCGTTCCACAGGGCCCTATTCATTGATCACCCAGCAGCCGCTGGGCGGAAAGGCTCAGTTCGGCGGACAGCGGTTTGGAGAAATGGAGGTCTGGGCACTGGAGGCCTACGGGGCCAGCCACACGCTCCAGGAAATTCTGACGGGGAAGTCGGATGATGTGGAAGGCCGATCGAAGGTGTATAACGCCATCGTGAGGGGGGATAATATTCCCTCATTCGGAATCCCTGAATCGTTCAACGTCCTCGTCAAGGAACTGCAAGGTCTTGGCGTCGATGTGCAACTGCACCATTGAGGGGGAGGAGAATTAAGTGGTCTACATAAAACCACCCAGAACCGACCGGGGTACCGATTTCTCAGCGGTATCCATTGGACTTTCATCTCCCGAGGAGCTCCTGAGGCGCTCGTACGGTGAAGTTCTGAAACCGGAAACGATCAACTACCGTTCTTACAAGCCCGAAAAGGACGGTCTTTTTTGCGAAAAAATCTTCGGGCCGGTTAAGGACTATGAATGTCACTGCGGCAAGTATAAAGGTATCCGGTACCGTGGGATTATCTGTGACCGCTGTGGCGTCGAGGTTACCCGCAAACGAGTCCGGAGAGAAAGAATGGGCCATATCACCCTGGCAGTGCCCGTTGTGCATATCTGGTATCTTCGATCTGTTCCTGGCAAACTGAGTCACCTTCTGGGAATCCCCACGAGAGATCTCGAACGGATCATCTACTATGAGGCATATCTGGTTGTCAATCCAGGTGCCTCTGAAAAGAAACCGCTGGATCTGATCGAGGAGGAGGAGTATCAGGAATTGGAGGCCAAGCATGGGAGGAACGCGGTATCCGAGGAAGATTACGAGGAAGAAAACTGGTTTTATGCCGCCATGGGTGGGACCGCCCTTCGCGATGCTCTGGTCAATCTGGATATTCCTAATACGATAAAGGATCTTGAGCATACCATCAAAACGTCCAGGTCCAAACAACGCAGATCCGATGCCCTGAAGCGTCTGAAAGTGGTCAAATCATTTTATCCATCCCCCGACAAGAAACGATTGAATCGGCCCGAATGGATGGTCATCACGGTTCTGCCTGTTATTCCCCCGGAATTGAGACCACTCGTGCCACTCGAGGGCGGCAGGTTTGCCGCCAGTGATCTCAACGATCTTTACCGGCGTGTCATTATTCGTAACAACCGTTTGAAGCAGTTGATCGAGATAAAGGCGCCGGATGTCATCTTGAGAAATGAGAAACGTATGCTTCAGGAAGCGGTGGATACGCTTTTCGACAACGCCCGTCGCGGAACGGCGGTGAGTAGTGGTACCCGGCGCCCTCTCAAGAGCCTGAGTGACATGCTGAGAGGAAAGCAGGGACGCTTCCGTCAAAATCTCCTGGGCAAAAGAGTCGATTATTCCGGTCGCTCCGTGATTGTCGTCGGGCCGGAACTGCACCTCAGCGAGTGCGGTTTGCCCAAGGACATGGCCCTCGAATTGTTCAAGCCTCACCTCATATGCGAATTGATTGCCCGGGGTTATGCAAAGACCCCTCGCAGCGCCAAGTTGATCGTCGAAGGGAAATCGCCGGAGGTATACGAAATTCTTGACTACGTTATCAACGATCATCCCATCCTCCTGAATCGTGCTCCCACTCTGCATCGACTTGGTATTCAGGCATTTCAACCCGTTCTCGTAGACGGGAAGGCGATTCAGATTCACCCGCTCGTTTGTGCCGCATTTAATGCCGACTTCGATGGGGATCAGATGGCCGTGCACATCCCCCTCTCGGTAGAGGCGCAGACCGAGGCCAGAATGCTCATGCTCTCGAGTCACAATATTCTTCACCCCGCTCACGGTTTTCCCATCGCCATTCCCTCGCAGGACATGGTTCTTGGCTGTCACTATCTGACGAAGCCGAAGAAAGGTGACCTGGGTGAGGGAAAAGCCTTTTCCGGAGTCGATGAAGTAATGCTGGCTTACGAGAACAGTGCAGTGGGCCTGCATGCAATCATCAACATCAGGGTTGACGGCGAATGGCACAATGAGACGACCGTCGGTCGAGCTATTTTCAATTCGGTTGTGCCTGAGGGACACAACTATATCGACATTACCATCAATAAGCAGAAACTCGAAGACATCATATACAAGGCCTATCTGGAGTCGGGAAACTATCGAACCGTCCAATTCCTCGATGATTTGAAGGACCTGGGATTCAAGTACGCGACACAGAGCGGTGTCTCCATTTCGGTGGAAGATGTCGTTGTGCCTGACGAAAAGGATGACATCATCTCAGAAGCGTTCCAGGAGGTGGATGAGATTCACAAGAAGTTTCAGAGACAGGTTTTGACCGAAGGTGAACGATACAACAAGGTCATCGATGTATGGACCCATGCAACCAACCTGGTTGCGGCCAAGATGATGACACATATGGAAATGGATAAGAGCGGATTCAATCCCGTGTTCATGATGGCTGATTCAGGTGCCCGAGGAAGCCAGGATCAGATTAAGCAGTTGGCCGGTATGCGAGGACTCATGGCGAAGCCCAAGAAGAGTATGACGGGCGGAAAGGGTGAAATCATCGAATCGCCCATTACCTCGAATTTCAAAGAGGGACTCTCCGTTCTCGAGTACTTCATTTCCACCCACGGAGCGAGAAAAGGTCTTGCCGACACCGCTCTCAAGACTGCTGATGCCGGCTATCTGACGAGAAGACTGGTGGATGTGGCCCAGGATGTGGTTATCAATGAGCCGGACTGTGGCACCATTAACGGCGTCTGGATCACCGACCTGAAAGAAGGAGAAGAGGTCATTGAGACGCTGCACGACCGGGTGCGGGGAAGGGCCGTCCAGGAGGATGTCTATCATGAGGGCAAGGTCGTAGTCAAAGCCGGTACCCTGGTGGACAACGAGGTCGCCGATCAGATTTCAAAACTGGACGTTATCAAGGTTTTCATACGGTCGGTCTTGACATGTGAATCGGAGAGAGGTGTGTGTGCCCAATGTTATGGGATAGACCTGAATACAAATAAGATCGTCAGTCTCGGATCATCTGTCGGAATCATTGCGGCACAGAGTATTGGGGAACCGGGGACTCAGTTGACTCTCCGCACCTTTCACATCGGCGGTACGGCATCCAGGATCATCGAACGGTCAGAGATGACAACCAAGCGAGGAGGCGTGGTCAAATTCTCGGACAATCTGGAGGTCGCCAGCATCTCCGACGGGGATGCTTCCGGTTCAGAGGCCCGCAAGAACAAGCTGAGGAGGGTATTGGTGCGTAACGGAACTATCCAGGTCCGTCCTGCCAAGGACGGCGCCGGGATCGATTACAACGTGCCGTACGGGGCCAATCTACTGGTTAACGACGGTGAGAGGGTGAAGGCTGGCCAGACGCTTTTCAATTGGGACCCCTACACCGATGTCATTCTGGCGAGACAGGGCGGGTACGTCAGATTCCTCGACATGATTGAAGGGGAAACCTATCAGGTTGAAGCTGTCGAGGGAGGAAAGAAGCAGTTTGTAACAACTGAAGCGAAGAATCGCCGGCTGGCGCCCCACTTGGATATCGTTGACGGTACAGGCAAAACTCTCTCGGGGGGCACCATCCTACCGGTCAAGGCGGTTCTTATGGTTCAGGATGGACAGAAAGTCCAGGCAGGCTCAATTGTGGTGAAGATAGCGAAGGATATCGGGAAGACCCGAGACATTACGGGAGGATTGCCCCGCGTTGCCGAACTTTTCGAGGCAAGAATCCCGAAGGAGCCTGCCGCGGTGACGGAAATCGATGGAATTACCAGGTTCGGTAAAACAAAAAGAGGGATTCGGGAGATTCTCGTAGAAG encodes:
- the rpoC gene encoding DNA-directed RNA polymerase subunit beta' — encoded protein: MVYIKPPRTDRGTDFSAVSIGLSSPEELLRRSYGEVLKPETINYRSYKPEKDGLFCEKIFGPVKDYECHCGKYKGIRYRGIICDRCGVEVTRKRVRRERMGHITLAVPVVHIWYLRSVPGKLSHLLGIPTRDLERIIYYEAYLVVNPGASEKKPLDLIEEEEYQELEAKHGRNAVSEEDYEEENWFYAAMGGTALRDALVNLDIPNTIKDLEHTIKTSRSKQRRSDALKRLKVVKSFYPSPDKKRLNRPEWMVITVLPVIPPELRPLVPLEGGRFAASDLNDLYRRVIIRNNRLKQLIEIKAPDVILRNEKRMLQEAVDTLFDNARRGTAVSSGTRRPLKSLSDMLRGKQGRFRQNLLGKRVDYSGRSVIVVGPELHLSECGLPKDMALELFKPHLICELIARGYAKTPRSAKLIVEGKSPEVYEILDYVINDHPILLNRAPTLHRLGIQAFQPVLVDGKAIQIHPLVCAAFNADFDGDQMAVHIPLSVEAQTEARMLMLSSHNILHPAHGFPIAIPSQDMVLGCHYLTKPKKGDLGEGKAFSGVDEVMLAYENSAVGLHAIINIRVDGEWHNETTVGRAIFNSVVPEGHNYIDITINKQKLEDIIYKAYLESGNYRTVQFLDDLKDLGFKYATQSGVSISVEDVVVPDEKDDIISEAFQEVDEIHKKFQRQVLTEGERYNKVIDVWTHATNLVAAKMMTHMEMDKSGFNPVFMMADSGARGSQDQIKQLAGMRGLMAKPKKSMTGGKGEIIESPITSNFKEGLSVLEYFISTHGARKGLADTALKTADAGYLTRRLVDVAQDVVINEPDCGTINGVWITDLKEGEEVIETLHDRVRGRAVQEDVYHEGKVVVKAGTLVDNEVADQISKLDVIKVFIRSVLTCESERGVCAQCYGIDLNTNKIVSLGSSVGIIAAQSIGEPGTQLTLRTFHIGGTASRIIERSEMTTKRGGVVKFSDNLEVASISDGDASGSEARKNKLRRVLVRNGTIQVRPAKDGAGIDYNVPYGANLLVNDGERVKAGQTLFNWDPYTDVILARQGGYVRFLDMIEGETYQVEAVEGGKKQFVTTEAKNRRLAPHLDIVDGTGKTLSGGTILPVKAVLMVQDGQKVQAGSIVVKIAKDIGKTRDITGGLPRVAELFEARIPKEPAAVTEIDGITRFGKTKRGIREILVEGAHDEKKKYTIPYGRHVIVHEGDRVSAGDRLCEGAISPKDILNILGAERVQEYLVNEIQEVYRLQGVRINDKHIEVIVRQMMQKLEVDDPGDTRFLPADRVNRHDLFKENGRISKMVVVAEPGDSGYEADTLEEKAEVTETNKQLKEEGKTAAKTRKTKPATFRPLLLGITRASLNTESFISAASFQETTRVLTDAAAAGKTDYLLGLKENVILGRLIPAGTYFKDFKHPLVKRIGEEEEVLVEEPKKEKKEKVAVAKD